TTGAATTAGCATCATTTAACATATACAAGCCCTTTTTTAACCCTATAATAGGGTAATTCATAACACTATAAAACTAAAAATTTTACATACTCTTTTTTCACTTTTACGTTAAACTAAATTGTTTACGATACAACTACTAAATTATAGTATCACAATATAACCAATAAATTACAATAATTTCATATTACTGCGTTATAACATGAATCTAGACAAAATATTATAACACAACTGTTAAATTACAATATCACAATACAATTAATAAATTACAATAATTTCATATTATTGCGTTATAATGTGAACCTAAACAAAGCATTATAACACAACTGTTAAATTACAATATCACAATATAACCAATAAATTACAATAATTTCATATTACTGCGTTATAATGTGAACCTAAACAAAGCATTATAACACAACTGTTAAATTACAATATCACAATATAACCAATAAATTACAATAATTTCATATTACTGCGTTATAATATGAATCTAGACAAAGCATTATGATACAACTGTTAAATTACAATATCACAATATAACCAATAAATTACAATAATTTCATATTATTGCGTTATAATGTAAATCTAGACAAAAAAATCTTATTTAAAAGACTTAGATTGGTAATTTTAGTTACCAATCTAAGTCTTTTAATATTCAATCATTATATCAATTAATGATTGATAGTTATTACGATTAGATCCTCTCTAATCAAAGAAATTAAGGTTATCAACATAAGTTGATAACCTTAATTATGGGGATAAAATAATAAAAACAATATTTACCTTAATATGTGTAATATTACATATGCTAATATAGCAACATAATAGTAGAAAAAATCACATAATAAAATAAAACTTAATTGTCTAATAAAAACTATTTAGAACTGTTTTTAACATTTAAATTAACTCGGATTTACTATCTTCAATCCTTATCTATTTATAGATATTGTAACTTTGATTAATATTGATCAACACACACATCACCATTCAAAGGATTAGGAGGAGATCCATACTCTGAATCACTTCCTTGACTTCCCAATTGCTCTTCAACATAGCTCAATACTAAACTTTTAAAACCTTCTCTTTGCGTATTAGGATCATGACCATCATCAGTACTATAGCTAGAAGACCTACTATCACGACAATTTGCAAGCGATCTTTGTATATTATCTAATACTTCTTTTAATTTACCTAATTTGTCTCCACTTACATTTAAAATGTCGTTAAGCTTATAATCATTCCCTTTTAAAACTTTTTTTAAGAAATCCAATCCTTTATTTTGTGATTCACTTAAATTTTTTCTTAGTGATGTCTCGGGTGTATTTTGTACATCTGATTGAATCTCCAAATTTACTTTATTATTCCCTTTAATCTTATTAAAAAGATCACAACTACAAATGAACAATAAAGTAAACAAAATTAAATAAATTATCTTCATTTAAAGCTCTCCTAAACACATATAATTAGAAAAATTATATATCAAATATATATGCTTATCATTACCATTGCCTTCGCTTTTTTGTATCTTTCAATACCAATAAACACTTAAATAATCTTCTTTATTAAGATAATAAAAAAACAAAACATGCTTTTAACAACTCATCATTAAAATCTCTAAAAAGAGACAATGAAATTTGATAAATTCTTTGAAAAAGAAAAATCTTAATCTCATAAATATGATCATCTTAAATGAAACAACTTAATTTTATAGGCTAATTATTTATAAATATAACTTATTAATTTAAAT
This genomic stretch from Borrelia coriaceae harbors:
- a CDS encoding Mlp family lipoprotein, yielding MKIIYLILFTLLFICSCDLFNKIKGNNKVNLEIQSDVQNTPETSLRKNLSESQNKGLDFLKKVLKGNDYKLNDILNVSGDKLGKLKEVLDNIQRSLANCRDSRSSSYSTDDGHDPNTQREGFKSLVLSYVEEQLGSQGSDSEYGSPPNPLNGDVCVDQY